ACACTCTTTGTAGAGATTGTCTTTATATTTGACTACTCATGCATGTTTAATCAAGAGCTCCAAAAACTTTTGCGCCCCGGATCTCTTAAGGCTCTCAGAGGATAGGATAATAATAATCCGGGGCTTGGTTAAAGGTGCATGAATGCGAGAAATAAATAATAGATGGGGGCTGGAATGTCCCGATTCCGGCCCCCATCTATAAAAGGAGATAAGTAGAGAAATGAGCTCACCATTTCTTTTCTTACTTTTATATTAATAGCAACAACCGTGCCAAATAGTTATTTTAGAAAAAAATTGTTTGTTATGTGGGAATTACAGATATATACATATTAGAGCAGTTCTCAACACAAAATAGCATGTGCTTACAATCCATACACAACGACTTAAAATCTAAGCATCTTACTTAAATTATGAAGTCGTATAAAAAGAAAACCCCTCCCCCTTAACACCTCCCGGTAATTAAGGGAGAAGGGTCGAGAAGGGGACAAAAAATTTAATTTTCAAAAGTTATCATCCATCTGTAAATAAGATGAATTAGCTCTCAATCCTAAATTTTGGAATCAAGATGGAGCTTTTTGTTCCCCAATACTTTTCTTTTTCTTATTGTCAATTTGTAGGAGTTTAAGTGTGAGCAGCTATTTATCAGATTCTGAAGCCGATTCTCCTACCGCCTATAGAATAAATTATAGGTCAAACTGTTTTTATTGTAAAGAGCTAAAATAACCAAAGTTTTTTCAGCTTATTTAAGGAAGTATTAAAATCGATTGAACGATTAAGTTCTTATCACCAATATTTTTGGTCTACACTCTCTCTTAACCTTTGCTCAACCCTTTCAACATTCTTCTCATTGTATTCCTCAAAAGATTTGTAACCATCTGTGGTTATAATAGCTTCAGACTTATACCACATGTCCAGATTAACTTTTCTATCCATTTCGGCAGATAACTCGTCTTGTATCTTCAGTAAGTCGCCGGGACTAATAGGCTGAGTTCCAACAGTTTCTACTAAGGCATTTATTTCCTCACCCTCAAATGCTTTATGAACATTTAGCACAAATAGTTTTGGATAATTTCCAAACTTAGATCTCGTCAAAGAATCAAGATTTTTAAGTTCTTTCCTTTTTTCCGGACCTACATTCTCATAATAAATCCATCCATAGAGCATCTCGCCATTTCTATCAGATATTGTGGTTTTTAGCATTCTGACAATGAGGTTTATATTTTCATCATCTAGCTCTAGTTTCATCTTGTTCTCAAGTGATCTGATTTCGCTATCTGTTAAAAGTCGAAAGCCGGTTACTGTTGCCAAAACTGTAGGGCCTCTTGCTAGATCTATATACTCGGTATTTACAAGCCTCATTTTAGGCCAATTTGCGAGCTGTTCCAGCATTATTTGCTCTGACTTTCGAATGAGAATTTGGTCAGCATCTAAATTTTTGTTTAAGAAGAAACCGTCTAAGTTCTGATCAATTATGGTATTCGCGCTTCCAGTAGCACTAATATCATTAGAAATCATGCTTCTGACAATTAGCTCGATAGGCATATCAATTTTCTTCTCAAATGAGTCCTGAAGTTTTTTAATATCCTTTGGTGTCATTACAATTGGTGATCTCACAGAAGCCAATATATAGAGTCTGCCATCCTCAATATCGTAAACATAACTATCAACAGATGTTGAATGTAGTTTATCAAACTGCTCATTTAGTGTGGTCTCTATGGTTTCTTTTAGTTTTCTTTCTTTAACAATAGTTACTAGTGAGTATGTTAGAAAACTCGCGACGACAATAAAACCCATTAAAGCTAAAACAAAACTTCTGACAAAATTTTTATCTTTCCTCAGACTTGCCGCCGGACTCATACCGGCAGCGATAAACGTTGCTGACGCTACGAGTAGTATGGATAGAAAATTTGCGAAAAACAGCATAAAAGATCCAAAAGCCCCTCCGTAGTAGCCTAAAGAAAGACATATGCCTGTGTTAGACAATGGCGGGACAATGGCCGTTGCAATAGCTACACCAGGCAGTGCGGGGCTTACCTTTTCATCAATCATCGCATATGAGCCTGCAAACCCTGCAAGTACTGCTACAAATAGATCTAAGAGCGTTGGCCTAACCCGTGAGAGCATCTCCGGGGTAGCTTCAAGTGCCAGAGGTAAAAATCCCAATAGTGCTGAGAAAAATATTGCAAGCACTGTTCCAACTACAACTGACCTGAGTGAGTTGGCAAAAAGCCTTCCATCGCCAATGACTAATCCTAAAGACGAACCTATAATAGGAGTCATCAGCGGTGACACCAGCATTGCTCCGATGATGACTGCCGTACTGTTGGCTATTAGACCAAACGCAGCAATTAATGCTGAGGTGCTAAGCAAAAGGTAAAATCTAATACCCGGCTCAGAGCCTGAGGTAATATCCTTGACAACTAGCTGCCTTCTCTCTTTAGAAGTCTTAATCCAGTTTATCTTTAAATTTTTGAGTCTTGCTTCTAGGAATTTTTTTACCATCACGATAAATAATCTAACGGATAAAGCTTACAAATATCAAATGCACATTCTATCATCCGCTTTTATTCATAAGTGCTCTGGGTAATATTAAGCACGAGGTCATTATGAATGCTATAAGATTTGGAATTTACGCAGGCATTATTTGGACTGCACTATCACTTATTCTAATTGAGATGTCTGTTTTGGACGGTGCCTCAAGTGCTTGGGTTGAGCTTGATTTTAGGTTTTTAACAGGATTGACTCTAACAATTCTACACTGGCTGGACTGGGGCAATTCGGTATATGAAATTATTCAATATGCTCAGTTTGGCCTTCCAATAAGTGCAGTAAATGTGACAATAGCTGCTTTTCTAGGTTTTATAGACGGATTTGCCAGCGGGTTTTTTATTGCCATATATTTCAATGCAATTTCAATCATATTTGAAAGATATGATCTTCCAGCAACCTTAAAATTTGGTGTAGCAACTGGAAAAGTCTTTGGCATATGCTCTGGCCTATTAGGATTAGTAACTATGTATTATAATTTCTCAATTAAATCCTTTGACTTCTCAATAAGACCCATTTTTTTATTCTTTTCAGCAATCCCCGAAACTTCACTCACATCTATTAAAGACTCATATATGCTCTTCCCACATACTTATTGGGGAGTAGTGGAGTGGACACTATGGGGATTTGTCGATGGATTTATCGGAGGCGCAGCTATTTGCTTTCTTTTACTTTATATTAGAAAAAAGTTAAGACCTATTGAAGTTTAATTTATGAATTGATTCTACTTCTTATGCAGACTGTAATTTACGTCTGTAGACAAATAGTCCTGCTAGGCCAATTAAAACTACAAGCGCAATTAAGCCCCACTGAGATATTGTTGGAACTGGTGATACCCTAGAATTAAAGAATGTACATTGTCCTTCTGGAATAGTACCGTCAGAGGTACATGAAGCGATTAAATCACTAGATCCTAGTGGTATGAATTCAAAACCCGGGTCTCCTTCACAAACTACATTCTGTAGAAACCATCCTGGAGGTGTTACCTCATTTATAAACACTCCTGGAATATTTGATACTACAGATATTACAATTGAGTTATTAGAAGGATCTTGCAAGGTGAAATTAGGATCAACTGCATTTCCAGCTAATAAGAAATCAAACTCAGTATCATCTGCAGGGTCTGCCGATTTAATAATAGTTAGAGGACACTCGGGACCTTGCGCATTAACTTGATATGAGCAAATAAAAAAAGTGCTAAGTCCAAAAAGTATAGAAAGGAATAATAAATGATGGAAATTTAGTTGTTTTAACATTTTTATATCCTCCGTTTAAAGCTAGAAATCATTATAACATAAAGTCTAATCAGACAAACTGCTTTTTTATCTTGGTCTGACATCAATATTACTAAATATATATTTACCAGATCTATCAATTCTAACATTTGGGAGTTTTCGATTCTCTTCAAAAATATCGTATCCCTGTTTTAGATTGAGCCAGAATGGATGTAAATTCTTATAGTTTTCCCTTAATTCTTCAATCTCTTCATCATCCAATCTTGATGGGTAAATATGAACAGGAATTGTATTTTGTCCATTGTTTCTGGCATCTAAGGAGATGACATAGATCTCCTTTATCTTATCATCGGTTATTGCAATACAGCCAACACTTACACAATCCCCATGAATAAAAATATCACCGCCTGGTCTAGTTTTGTGCCCGAGTTTTTTATCAGATTGATTGGGATAATTTATTCTTAAGGAAAGAAAGTAGCTGCTATTTGGGTTGAAACGGTCTATATGGTAAAAACCCTCTGGAACTTGATGATCCCCCTCCTTTCTTTTTGGGCCAAGACTACCAGATGCATAACAAATCCCATAGCTTTTTATTAAAACATAGGCTTGGGTTTCACTAGACCAAGACCATAGTTCGAGTATTTTTTGTTTCTTAAATATTCTGATATAAATTTTCTCTGGGGGATATGAAATACCTTTGTCTAAGTATAACTCTTTAAGATATTCTGCTTTCTCAAGATAGGCTACTTTAACTCTTGGATATCGCAGCTGATCTTGCTTAAAACTATTTCCAATTGCAAGTGCTGAGGTAGCATGAATCAATGCAAAGCAAATTAAAATAACTCTTTGTAACATATTTCACTCTTGAAACAGTACTTTAATTATACCTGAAAGAGTGAATATATTATTTGGTTAATAACAGAAATGGCATTGCAAGATAATTTTAAAATTGATAATATTAGCTATAGTTCGGTACAATCTCCGATTTGGCCGATTCTAGTTTGCATGAGCTTGGCTATGGAGCTTGAACGCTCTTTTGCCAAAGTGGCTTTGGTCCCTGAGTAGTTCTCATCCAAGGTTTTATGAAAAAGATGTAACCAGCGTGTAAAGTGCTGTTTTCTAAGCGGTATCTGTTTATGAAGGTCATAGTGCGCTTCCATGGCCTTTGGACCCCTCTTATATACCGGTTTTTGAAAAAGTATAGTTTCCCAGAAATCTGCTATGATAGGTAAATGGATCTTTAAATCAACCTTGGCATAGTGAGTGAATATAAAACCTATAACAGGGTCAACCATCATGCGCTCATAAAAACTCCACATTAGCCTATCAATATCTTCTCTGGATTCTATGTCCCTTAGCTGTTTGCTCATCATATCTCGGGCGATAGTTTACCAGAAATATCAGAATTGTGAATAACCTGGACCGAAATTGTCCAGATTACAAGATATCCCAATAAATAAAGGTCTATGAGATAAATTGAAATAGTTTATAATAAAGGCTCATGAATACAGAATATAATCCCGAACAAAGATTTAATGAAAGGGCGGTTAGATATGATGATGAGATTGAAAACATCATTCCCGGCTACCGAGCCCTCCACGATTTATCACATAATATCCTCAAAATATCCCTACCAAAAGACGCTCATGTGCTAATCGCAGGATCTGGCACTGGCAAAGAGGCTATTCAATATGCCTTTGAAAATCCCAAGTGGAAGATTACAGGATTTGATATAGCTGAACAAATGATAAGAACTGCAGAAGAAAAAGTTAAAACTTATGAGCTTCAAGACCGTATTGAGTTTATTCATGGAGATATTCGTAAAGTGCTAAATAGAGAGTTTGATGGAGCAACTTCAATCCTAATCGCCCACTTCATGCCAATTGATGAGAAAAAAGAGTTTATAAAGTCTATAGAATTGGGGCTAAAACCTGGTGGAACATTTATACTTGCAGATATATGCAAAGATATTAATTCTGATTTATATGAGAAATTCTTATCAGTATGGAAATCATTCCAGCTCCAAAACAGAGAAGAAAAAGATGTACAGGAAATGTTATCTAATGTCAGAAACAATCTACATTCAATAACTCCAGAAGATACAATCGCACTTTTAGAGAACAATGACTTCAAGAAAATTAATCACTTTTGGAGATCTCTTTTGATAAACGGTTTTGTTGCTGAAAAACGGTTTGAAAATCCAGATTAATATATAAAAAATTCCCACTCGATTTTTAGTTTTTTTTTAATTATAATAGCTCTATGCAAATTGGGCTCACCTTTGCTTTGCTAGCCGTGATTCTTCTATGCTCATGCGACAGCGAAATCACCGGATCAGTTAGTTCAGAGACTA
This sequence is a window from Thermodesulfobacteriota bacterium. Protein-coding genes within it:
- a CDS encoding TIGR00341 family protein: MVKKFLEARLKNLKINWIKTSKERRQLVVKDITSGSEPGIRFYLLLSTSALIAAFGLIANSTAVIIGAMLVSPLMTPIIGSSLGLVIGDGRLFANSLRSVVVGTVLAIFFSALLGFLPLALEATPEMLSRVRPTLLDLFVAVLAGFAGSYAMIDEKVSPALPGVAIATAIVPPLSNTGICLSLGYYGGAFGSFMLFFANFLSILLVASATFIAAGMSPAASLRKDKNFVRSFVLALMGFIVVASFLTYSLVTIVKERKLKETIETTLNEQFDKLHSTSVDSYVYDIEDGRLYILASVRSPIVMTPKDIKKLQDSFEKKIDMPIELIVRSMISNDISATGSANTIIDQNLDGFFLNKNLDADQILIRKSEQIMLEQLANWPKMRLVNTEYIDLARGPTVLATVTGFRLLTDSEIRSLENKMKLELDDENINLIVRMLKTTISDRNGEMLYGWIYYENVGPEKRKELKNLDSLTRSKFGNYPKLFVLNVHKAFEGEEINALVETVGTQPISPGDLLKIQDELSAEMDRKVNLDMWYKSEAIITTDGYKSFEEYNEKNVERVEQRLRESVDQKYW
- a CDS encoding IPTL-CTERM sorting domain-containing protein, with product MLKQLNFHHLLFLSILFGLSTFFICSYQVNAQGPECPLTIIKSADPADDTEFDFLLAGNAVDPNFTLQDPSNNSIVISVVSNIPGVFINEVTPPGWFLQNVVCEGDPGFEFIPLGSSDLIASCTSDGTIPEGQCTFFNSRVSPVPTISQWGLIALVVLIGLAGLFVYRRKLQSA
- a CDS encoding L,D-transpeptidase family protein, whose translation is MLQRVILICFALIHATSALAIGNSFKQDQLRYPRVKVAYLEKAEYLKELYLDKGISYPPEKIYIRIFKKQKILELWSWSSETQAYVLIKSYGICYASGSLGPKRKEGDHQVPEGFYHIDRFNPNSSYFLSLRINYPNQSDKKLGHKTRPGGDIFIHGDCVSVGCIAITDDKIKEIYVISLDARNNGQNTIPVHIYPSRLDDEEIEELRENYKNLHPFWLNLKQGYDIFEENRKLPNVRIDRSGKYIFSNIDVRPR
- a CDS encoding group III truncated hemoglobin, giving the protein MMSKQLRDIESREDIDRLMWSFYERMMVDPVIGFIFTHYAKVDLKIHLPIIADFWETILFQKPVYKRGPKAMEAHYDLHKQIPLRKQHFTRWLHLFHKTLDENYSGTKATLAKERSSSIAKLMQTRIGQIGDCTEL
- a CDS encoding class I SAM-dependent methyltransferase, with translation MNTEYNPEQRFNERAVRYDDEIENIIPGYRALHDLSHNILKISLPKDAHVLIAGSGTGKEAIQYAFENPKWKITGFDIAEQMIRTAEEKVKTYELQDRIEFIHGDIRKVLNREFDGATSILIAHFMPIDEKKEFIKSIELGLKPGGTFILADICKDINSDLYEKFLSVWKSFQLQNREEKDVQEMLSNVRNNLHSITPEDTIALLENNDFKKINHFWRSLLINGFVAEKRFENPD